The following coding sequences lie in one Microvirga sp. 17 mud 1-3 genomic window:
- a CDS encoding class I SAM-dependent methyltransferase: MTDGPTTALMRKAYARWAPIYDIVYDKLTEPAARAAVNAAVACGPRVLEAGVGTGLSLGYYPARAEVYGVDLSEDMLRRAQDKVEKRGLTHVKSLQVMDVTRLGFPDGMFDAVTAQFIITLVPEPEVALSEFARVLRPGGEIILANHFGQPSGPIAALEELASPVAKAIGWSSAFKASRVETWARRTGCMEVVELKPLFPAGFFKLMRIRKQA, encoded by the coding sequence ATGACGGATGGACCCACCACGGCCCTGATGCGCAAGGCTTATGCGCGTTGGGCCCCGATCTACGACATTGTCTACGACAAGCTGACCGAGCCGGCCGCAAGGGCGGCCGTGAATGCGGCGGTGGCCTGCGGACCGCGAGTGCTCGAGGCCGGGGTCGGGACGGGGTTGTCCCTGGGCTATTATCCGGCCCGCGCGGAGGTCTATGGAGTCGATCTGTCCGAGGACATGCTGCGCCGGGCCCAGGACAAGGTGGAGAAGCGCGGGCTGACCCACGTGAAGAGCCTCCAGGTCATGGACGTGACGCGGCTCGGCTTTCCGGACGGGATGTTCGATGCCGTGACGGCGCAGTTCATCATCACCCTCGTGCCGGAGCCCGAGGTCGCGCTGTCCGAATTCGCCCGCGTGCTGAGGCCCGGCGGGGAGATCATCCTGGCCAATCACTTCGGCCAGCCCTCCGGACCCATCGCGGCTCTGGAGGAACTGGCCTCGCCCGTGGCCAAGGCCATCGGCTGGAGCTCGGCCTTCAAGGCCTCCCGCGTGGAGACCTGGGCCCGCAGGACCGGCTGCATGGAGGTGGTGGAGCTCAAGCCTCTTTTCCCGGCGGGCTTTTTCAAGCTGATGCGGATCCGCAAACAGGCCTGA
- a CDS encoding cold-shock protein yields the protein MLTGTVKFYNDHKGYGFIQPDSGGKDVFVHATALERAGMRGLVEGQKVSFEIETDRRSGKQSAGNLQAA from the coding sequence ATGCTCACAGGAACAGTCAAATTCTATAACGACCACAAAGGCTACGGCTTCATTCAGCCGGACAGCGGCGGAAAGGACGTCTTCGTCCACGCCACGGCGCTCGAGCGCGCCGGCATGCGCGGCCTCGTCGAGGGCCAGAAGGTCAGCTTCGAGATCGAGACCGACCGCCGCTCCGGCAAGCAATCCGCCGGAAACCTCCAGGCCGCGTAA